A stretch of Desulfobacter hydrogenophilus DNA encodes these proteins:
- the nifB gene encoding nitrogenase cofactor biosynthesis protein NifB — protein MNIDNHPCFNKKSCKDFGRVHLPVAPACNIQCNFCNRKFDCVNESRPGVTSSILSPDQAMAYLADVVEAKPNTSVVGIAGPGDPFANGDKTMETLTRVRATYPEMLLCVATNGMNIHPYLDELKAINTTHVSITINAVDPDIGAKIYSWVRDGKRSVGPAQGAELLLERQLAAVKGLKERNIMVKVNSILLPGINEDHMVDVAEKMGEMGVDIFNCMPYFPTKGANFEDMEEPGKDLVNTIRKAAKVFVPQMTHCKRCRADAVGLLDDPLNQKLMDRLTYHATAPIPLSSAPKYCHEAPVEEDVYAFNSFVPRPYVALATREGALINQHLGEATQLHVYDLNQETPTLVETRNLPKTGGGDLRWQNLARTIKDCHTILVSGVGETPKKILGTMGFTIHEVNGMIDLVLMALKKGESLKHLVVRAQTSCGECRGTGTGCM, from the coding sequence ATGAACATAGATAACCACCCCTGTTTTAATAAAAAATCCTGCAAGGATTTCGGTCGTGTCCACCTCCCGGTTGCACCGGCCTGTAATATCCAGTGCAATTTCTGCAACAGAAAGTTTGACTGTGTCAATGAAAGCCGCCCCGGGGTGACCTCCTCCATTTTGAGCCCGGACCAGGCCATGGCCTACCTGGCAGATGTGGTTGAGGCCAAACCCAACACCTCTGTGGTGGGCATTGCAGGCCCGGGTGATCCCTTTGCCAACGGCGACAAAACCATGGAAACCTTGACCCGGGTGCGTGCCACTTATCCGGAAATGCTCTTGTGCGTGGCCACCAACGGCATGAACATCCATCCTTATCTGGATGAACTCAAAGCCATCAATACCACCCATGTAAGCATCACCATTAATGCGGTGGACCCAGACATCGGCGCCAAGATTTATTCATGGGTCAGGGACGGCAAACGGTCCGTGGGCCCGGCCCAGGGCGCAGAACTGCTTTTAGAACGCCAGCTTGCCGCCGTCAAAGGCCTTAAAGAACGCAATATTATGGTTAAGGTCAACTCCATTCTTTTGCCCGGCATCAATGAAGACCATATGGTAGACGTGGCAGAAAAAATGGGTGAAATGGGTGTGGATATCTTCAACTGCATGCCTTATTTTCCCACCAAGGGCGCAAATTTTGAGGACATGGAAGAACCGGGTAAAGATCTGGTCAATACAATTAGAAAAGCAGCCAAGGTCTTTGTCCCCCAGATGACCCATTGCAAACGCTGCCGGGCCGATGCCGTGGGCCTGCTGGACGATCCCCTGAATCAGAAACTCATGGATCGACTGACCTACCACGCCACGGCACCCATCCCTTTATCCAGTGCACCCAAGTATTGCCACGAAGCGCCCGTTGAGGAAGATGTCTATGCGTTCAACTCTTTCGTCCCACGGCCCTATGTGGCCCTGGCCACCCGGGAAGGTGCGTTGATTAATCAGCACCTGGGTGAGGCCACACAGTTACACGTCTATGACTTAAATCAGGAAACCCCGACACTTGTGGAAACAAGGAACTTGCCTAAAACCGGCGGCGGGGATCTCAGATGGCAGAATCTGGCCCGGACCATTAAAGATTGCCACACCATTCTTGTGTCCGGCGTCGGGGAAACCCCTAAAAAAATTCTGGGCACCATGGGATTTACCATCCATGAGGTCAACGGCATGATTGATCTTGTCCTCATGGCTTTGAAAAAAGGGGAGTCGTTAAAGCATTTGGTTGTCCGGGCACAGACTTCCTGCGGGGAGTGCCGGGGAACCGGCACCGGTTGTATGTAG
- a CDS encoding (2Fe-2S) ferredoxin domain-containing protein yields MNKPAKHILVCSSFRPSGEPKGKCHRKGSGDFMAYIENEVIDRGLEEVLISSTCCLKQCDDGPVMVIYPDNIWYGHVENEEAIDAILDAMEDGEIAEDYVL; encoded by the coding sequence ATGAATAAACCTGCAAAACACATCCTCGTATGCTCAAGTTTTCGTCCCAGTGGAGAACCCAAAGGCAAATGCCACAGAAAAGGGTCCGGGGATTTCATGGCCTATATTGAAAATGAAGTGATTGACAGGGGCCTTGAAGAGGTACTGATCTCTTCCACCTGCTGTCTGAAACAGTGTGATGACGGCCCTGTCATGGTAATTTATCCGGATAATATCTGGTATGGGCACGTGGAGAACGAAGAGGCCATTGACGCTATTTTAGATGCCATGGAAGACGGCGAGATTGCAGAGGACTACGTACTGTAA